A genomic segment from Bubalus bubalis isolate 160015118507 breed Murrah chromosome 5, NDDB_SH_1, whole genome shotgun sequence encodes:
- the LOC102414447 gene encoding olfactory receptor 151-like — translation MAAENQSTVTEFILGGLTNRPEFQLPLFFLFLGIYLVTMVGNLGMITLNAQLHTPMYYFLSNLSFVDLCYSSVITPKMLVNFVSGKNTISYAGCMSQLCLFLVFDIAECYMLTVMAYDRYVAICRTLLYNIIMSHRVCSLLVAGVYAMGLIGSTIETGLMLKLSYCDFLISHYFCDIIALMKLSCSSTYGTEMTTFFLAGFNIVVTSLTVLVSYAFIISSILHITSTEGRSKAFSTCSSHLAAVGLFYGSSSFMYLKPSTASSLTQENVASMFYTTVIPMLNPLIYSLRNKEVRAAIQKTLS, via the coding sequence ATGGCTGCAGAAAACCAATCCACAGTGACAGAGTTCATTCTTGGAGGTTTAACAAATCGGCCAGAGTTCCAGCTCccactcttcttcctcttccttgggATTTACTTGGTCACCATGGTAGGGAACCTGGGCATGATAACCCTGAACGCTCAGcttcacacccccatgtactattTCCTCAGCAACCTCTCCTTTGTGGATCTCTGCTACTCCTCTGTCATTACCCCTAAGATGCTGGTGAACTTTGTGTCAGGGAAGAACACCATCTCCTATGCAGGGTGCATGTCCCAGCTCTGCTTGTTCCTGGTGTTTGACATTGCTGAGTGTTACATGCTgacagtgatggcctatgaccgctatgttgcCATCTGCAGAACTTTGCTTTACAACATCATCATGTCTCATCGAGTCTGCTCCCTGCTGGTGGCTGGGGTCTATGCTATGGGGCTCATTGGCTCAACTATAGAGACTGGTCTCATGTTGAAGCTGTCCTATTGTGATTTTCTCATCAGTCATTACTTCTGTGACATCATCGCCCTCATGAAGCTCTCTTGCTCTAGCACCTATGGCACTGAGATGACAACTTTCTTTTTGGCTGGATTCAACATTGTAGTCACCAGCTTAACAGTCCTTGTTTCCTATGCCTTCATCATCTCCAGCATTCTCCATATCACCTCCACAGAGGGACGATCCAAAGCCTTCAGCACCTGCAGCTCCCATCTTGCAGCTGTGGGATTATTTTATGGATCTTCTTCCTTCATGTACTTGAAACCCTCCACAgccagttccctgacccaggagaaTGTGGCCTCCATGTTCTACACCACAGTGATCCCTATGCTGAACCCTCTGATCTACAGCTTGAGAAATAAGGAGGTACGGGCTGCCATCCAGAAAACTCTGAGCTGA